The Hippopotamus amphibius kiboko isolate mHipAmp2 chromosome 16, mHipAmp2.hap2, whole genome shotgun sequence genomic interval TGACCTCTGACTCGCCTCAGGACGGGCGTCTGAGCAAGGCCGAGATCCTGGGAAACTGGAACATGTTCGTGGGCAGCCAGGCCACCAACTATGGCGAGGACCTGACACGTCACCATGACGAACTCTGAGCCCCAGCGCGCCCACTGCAGCCTGTCGCCCCCTGGGCTGACCCACGGAGGGGCCCCAGTGGCCAGGCCCCCTCCTGTCCGGTCCTGCAGCATGCGGACACAGCCCCTGGCGTCCCCCTGCCCCTGGGCTCTCAGGGACCCACCGGGTCAACTTCTCTCCCTGAGACACTGCAGCCCCTCCCAGCATCCCCCAGGGGCTCACAGACACAAAGGGAGGGACCACCCATTTCTCCCTGGCGGAGTCTCCCAGCCCAGACCAAGGTCCCTCATGCCAAGCTCAGCCTCCGCTAACCCCCAAACCCAGCTCCAAATCTGAGTCACATCACAGAGATGAGACACACTCCCCTGGGTGCCCCAAACTCGCCCCTAGCACTTGCCCCAAGGGTGCCTCCTCTCTGCCAGGGAGGCAATAAAATCCAGTGCTGGGGCCtcatctgtgtgtctctctgaGGGGGTGACAGGGGCCTTGGGGCTGTGACTGTGAGAGGAACGTGCTGGGAGTTGGGGGGCTGTGGGCTGAAGGAGGGGACAAGGCATTTGAAGAAGGGGCTCTGGGGGCTGGGCAGGATTTGAGGTTGTTCctggagacaaaaaataaaactggcaggaaggagacctaaatagacatttctccaaagaagacatccacatggccaacaggcacacgaaaagatgctcaacattgctaattgttggagaaatgcaaatcaaaaccacaatgagctaccacCTCACACTATcgggcagaatggccatcattaaaaagtctacaaataatgaatgctggagagggtgtggagaaaagggaaccctcttacactgttggtgggaatgtaaattggtgcagccactatggagagcagtacagaggctccttaaaaaaactaaacatagagttgccatatgatccagcaatcccactcctaggcatataaccaaagaaaactaattctaaaagatacatgcaccccaatgttcattacagcactgtttacaatagccaagacatggaaacaacctaactgtccatcgacagatgaataggtaaagaagatgtggtctgtgtatacaatgaaatactacccagtcatgaaaaaggatgaaataatgctcttcgcagcaacatggatggacctagagatgatcatactaagtgatgtaatccagacagagacaaatattatatgatctcacttatatgtgaaacctaaaaaatgatacaaatgaagttgtttacaaaacagaaacagacccacaaacacagaaaacaaacttatggttaccaaaagagaaaggggggaggaataaattaggagtttgggattagcagatacacactactatatataaaataggtaaacaacaaggacctgctgtatagcacagggaatgatagacagtatcttgtaataacctataatggaaaagaatgtgaagaagaatgtgtatatatatatatatatatatatatatatatatgtgcacatttatgtatatacgtatatatatatggctgaatcattctgctgtataccagaaactaacacaacgttgtaagtcaactgtacttaaaaaaaaaagtgaaccctAATATGTCTACACAGTTTAGCTAATACTGACTTACCAATTATAACAAAGTGCCACACTAGTGCAAAATGTTAATAGCAGAGAAAATCAGCAACTCTCTGTACTCTCCACTCActttgtaatagggaagaacttttgtattctattacaagctGACCACTAAAGGGATTTGCCTGTGAGCTTAAATTAGACATAATGACCCATCTcggggaaccctgcctcccaggtaatgagcctcaagctaaaatacctttgttaaGCTCACAGGGAACCTCCTGACCAGGCTCACCTGTGAATGGttgtgggaaggaagaaaggaacacaTCCCCTCTGGAGTCTGACCCGGAACCAGAACTGTCTCTCCcctcttttagtataaaagaagcctgaattctaattcAGGGAAGGTGGTTCTTTGAGACACTGggccaccatcttctcagtctgctggatTTCTGAATAGTCACTATTctttgccccaacaactcatctctgaATTTACGGACCTGTTGTGGGATGAGCAGTACCAATTTTGGCAAagccagccaggagccttgctgctTGTGGCCAGCTGGCCCCGGTTGGGAAATTTTGGGGTAAAGCCCTAGCAGCTGCCGGGGCCACttgtcctgaggatcttcccttcaaaatTCCCCAAAGCAGCACTAGCTGCCCCATCGCTTGGCAACTGGAGCAAGAAATTGACCTGTGGGAGCTGACGGGCTCCAGACAGTAGGGTAAGTCGCTCCAGTGCGTACAGCCGAAAACTTTTCCCTCCAGGTGGGGCTTTTTTCTCCAGAATAAGccaatttgttttgtatttggtTGGGGAGTGGGTTGGAGAGTGGCTATAATTGCTGGACTTTATCCTGATTTGTGAACCAGTTTGTTTCTTTGGATGCTGGCATTTGTGTGCGCCATTTGTGTTTTGTCTTgtgtttctgtctttaaaaattggGGAATGTTTCAACTATCCCTAAAGAAAGTCCTCTGGGGCACATTTTGGGTAGATGATCTGATTACAGCTGTGAACCCGTGACTGAGAGGAAGACGATCTTTTATGGTAACACTGTGTGGCCACAGTACCTGTTAGGATcccaggagggttgggggggattaCCTAGGGACCCTGTGTCCCACGTACTGTCACCTTTGCTGTATTAATTCCATCGCCTATGGTCTCCTGTGGTCTGGATCCAACAGCTCTCCATGGAGTTACACTGCATGGGGATTGAGTTGATGGTTCTTGTGATGCATAAAACCCAAGACCAAACTTGAGGATTTATTTAAGGTTTTGTTCATTGTTTGGGGTATTCCATTTTGTTTTGGTACCACGTCTTCATTTACAGACTGATGTCAAATGGaggaaaagaacacaaacacacacagacatacatgcgcgcgcacacacacacacacacacacacacacacacacacacacctgtctgTTCTTGTCTGAAAGTAGGACATtcccagggagaagagaaaggttCTACTTGGTTTCAAAAAATCACCGGAAGCCCCATCCCAGAATTAATCACCGTTGGTGAACGCCAAGGCCAAAGGCATCCTTTTAATGGTTAGAGATGCTCGATCTCTATTTATGGTTTTATGGTGGCCTTTGAATGGCTCTATAGTTATTCTGTGGAGAAATTACAGGGAAGAATGATGAAATCCCCTAGGTGCAAGCATTTGCTCTATTACAGCAGAGTGGGGAACGTCAGATAGTTGTCACTTTATGGTAATAGAAACCCAAGGGAGGGACTTCTGTGatagtctagtggttaagactccatgcttccaatgccagggggtgtgggttcgatccctggtcagggaactaagatcccacatgccatagggcacggccggaaaaaaaaaaaaggtcagaaaCCCAAGGGAAAATCTGTCacacaggaaggaaaggaagggagcgAGGGGGATTTAACAAAAAGGAACTGCCCCACCAAGTATCAGCAAATAGACTTTACTCAAATGCCTTGAGCTGCAGGAAATTTCAGATACCTGCTAGTGTTTGTGGACACTTTTTCAGGATGGGTGAAGGCATATCCCACCTGGGCAGAAAAGCCTCTGAAATGGTGAAAGCCCTCCTTAAGGAAATTATTCCCCAATTTAGATTATCTTACACCCTTCAAAGTGACAATGGGCCTGCTTTTGTTTCCAGTATAACCAAACAAGTATCTAAAGCACTGCAAATTAAACTGGAAAGTATATTCCTCCTGGAGACCACAGTCAacaggaaaaactgagaaaatgaatcATACATTAAAAAGCAGCATTGCTAAAATATGTCAATAGACTAATTTAACTTTGGATAAGGGATAGACAGTGATTTGTTTTACCCAGAGTTTATAATTGCTTTCTGTGGGAGGGTTGTAATTTTAATCCAAGAGCAACTAGAAGCTTTTAATTGTAAACATGATAACATACTGCCCCCTAGTGGCAGCAGGTGGAGAATTGGTTTGGGAAGGAGTAGGGCAAATTTGTAGCTCTTTCGGGGCTGCatgtaagaaaacatttttttaaattaatttatttttatctttggctgcattgggtcttggttgctgcacacaggctttctctagttgtggcaagcctgggctactcttccttggggtgtgtgggcttctcagtgtagtgacttcttttgtggagcacgggctccaggtgcacacgcgggctttagtagttgtggcactcaggcttagtagttgtggctcatgggcttagttgctccgcggcatgtgggatcttcccggaccagggctcaaacctgtgttccctgcattggcaggcagattcttaaccattgcaccaccagggaagtccctggaaacatatttttaaatcaaaataatagTAGCACATAGCAACAAGTTATTTGTACCGAAAAACTTATGATGAAAAGCTGCCCAGCACCTGGTTACTCAGTGCCTCTCcccagaaggtttttttttttttaaataaatttatttattggctgcattgggtcttcattgctgcacacgggctttctctagctgtggctagcgggggctactcttcattgtggtgcatgggctcctcattgtggtggcctctcttgttgtggagcacgggttctaggagtacaggcttcagtatttgtggcacacaggctcaatagttgtggtgcacgggcttagttgctccatggcatgtggtatcttcctgggtgagggatcgaacccgtgtcccctgcattggcaggtggattcttaaccactgtgccacctaggaagtcccccccagaaggttttttgtttaatctttgcacgttttatttttaaattttggcgaTATATTCGTAGGATACAAAATTCTAAATACATATGATGCTATATAGTAAAACCAAAGTCTTCTACCAAGGCCACCTCTTCTGACAGCCAGTATTTTTCTCAGGGAGAAGTTACACAGATTTAAGCAAATAAGCACAACTTGTGTTACTTTTAATGGAAATGATAGCagataactaaaaatatttttacctttcttgttaCTCTTAATACTTTTTTTGGTCAGAATCCtccaattttaaattttaaaaattacttatgttTTTCATTAAGGTAATTAAGAATACATTTTTGCAGACTATTTTGGTTCAGTCCACAAagaatgtcttaatttcctttctctccttccctctctctcctccaacccccccaccacccccattttcttacagctgagtaatactctcCTGGATAGGTCACTTAACCAGTTCTCTACTGAACAACATTTAAGTCATTTCTAGTCTTTTCTCTTACAAACTATGCTGCATAGAAGGCGCTAGCACATCCCTAATTTTCCATGAGTTTAACTGCAGAtcaattcctagaaatggaatttatgAATTTGGTAGACACTGCCAAACTACCAAGGATACCTCTCTGTTGTTGGTAGTGAATTTAAGGACATTCTTATGGGAGATAACATATGGATAGAGAAGTGTACAACTCAAGTTTTCAGCGAAATGAATTTTCAGACTGCACGCACGCACTTGTAACTGGTACTCAGATCAAGAAAGAGAACacgaacttcctaggtggcgcagtggttaagaatctgcctgccaatgcaggggacatgggtacaagtcctgctctgggaagatcccacatgccacagagcaactaagcccatgcgccacaactattgagcctatgctctagagcccgtaagccacaactgtggagcccatgtgccgcaactattgaagcccacgtgcctagggcccgtgctccacaacaagagaagccactacaaagaggagcccacgcaccacaatgaagagtagtgcccactctcagcaactagagaaagcccaagtgcagcaacgaagacccaatgcagccaataaataaaataattttttaaaaaatgctgttaaaaaaaggaaagagaacacaATCAGCTCCCAGAAGGACCCAGACATCACCTCCCCAAGGATAACTAGTACCCCGCTTTCAAAAAGCATACTTCTGCCtatttatttagagaaatatCTTTTTCATTGCTGTAGAGCACCCTGCTGGGAATGACCCACAGGTCATGCATTCTGCTGTTGATAAGCTTTCTGCTCATTCCCAATAAGAGGCTATGAGAAAcagagctgcagtgaacattctggTTTGTGTTTTGTGGAGCCTGTTTGCATGTCTGTTGGTTGCAGCCCTCTGACGGAGGTTGCCCAGGTTGCCGCGTCATGGGGTCGCCATCTCTTTAGTTTTACTAGATGTTGCAACATCGTTTCCCCAGTTTCCATGCTTACCATTGTAGTAAAgaaattccagtttctccacgtGCTCACCGACACTTATCAGAAGGAGGTTTGGAAACGTTCTGCTTTTAGTTCTTCCATTGGTGACCGCCCCGCCCCTCAATCAGAGATGAAATCCACAGGCCTCGGAGAACCAGCCTGGGACAAAGAGTTGGGAGGGGTCTCTGATGGTATAGGATCTTCTGATTTTGAAAACATTGAGTTATAACTCATCTACTGGAAAATTATTAACCCTTTGACGCatgattcagtgatttttagttaAATTTAGAAGGTTGTGTGCTCACTGCCATCATCTGACCCggaacactttcatcaccccaaCAAACCAGGGCTTTAGTTAATTACTTCCcaattccctcctcccccagcccctggcaacccctaATTTACTTTGTCTCTATGGGtttgcccattctggacattttCTATAACAGgggtcatacaatatgtgacctttgcCCTGGTTTTTTACTTAGCAcgatgttttcaaggctcatgcATGGCACAGGGTGACTCTGAACTTCattgtgattttgtttgtttgtttttgacctcATCACaggagatcttagttcccagggattgaacctgcgccttccatagtgaaagcatggagtcctaacccgtggaccaccagggaatttccagaacttcattcctttttacggctgaataacaTTCCGTTGTATGCCTGTAgcgcattttctttatccactcatcagttgaaggacgtttgggttgtttctgctttttagcTGCCGTGATCTGTGCTGCTAAGATCATGCATGCAGCAGTTTTTGCACGAACATGTTTCCAACTTAATCTTAAGAGTGGAATCCCTGCGctgattttttaaagagaaatagaaatctaCTCACACGAAatatccacacacacaccttttttttgtatttttaaattttaattcacatGAAGTCCACTCTCTTTGGTGAATTTTGGCAAATCATGTTCATTCAACCAGCACAATTAAGACAAAGAACTGATCTATCGCCCCTCCCCCAACTCTCTTTTGTACCCTCTGTGTAGTcaatccctcctcctcccctgactACCAAAGGTTTGCTCCCTGTCTATATAGTTTTCCCTTTCTAGAATAAGTCTCCCcatttaaaaatctcaacaaGTAATTATAGTTGTTCTAAAGGACTGTTTGTAGGCTGGTTGAGGCTGGAGCCACCAGCAGGCAGACCCCACCCAAGATAAGCCCCACCACGCCCATTTCTTGTTCTGAACTTTAGACCAGTCTAAGGAACCTCTGCTGAGAGAAGACAAACTGTCTCCACTTCCCGTCCCTCCCTTCTCctgtccctcccttctcctgccaCAGCTTGGGCTGTGGTCTGATTCTTGCTTCCTCTCCTTGTTACCTTTGAAATCTTAAAGGAAACCTATCTGTTAGAGCAAGAACCTTGACGtgcaccccacccctccctgcagaGCGTCTCAAAGGGTCTGTGAATGAAAGAGTGAGATCTAGGCTCCTTGTGGAAATCCAGGATTTCCAATCTTGCACCTTTAAGTCTGTATTTGGGGTAGCAGGTGGTCTGTACCACACATTAACAGGAtccttgggtgggtggggggtacTGAGAAAAGACTCAGGGTGGTTGAGGGCTCTTGGGAAAGAGGATGGGGATTGGGGGTGTttagggaaggagggaagatcTCTATCATTCTGGGTATAAAATAATCGAGTGGGAGCTTGCTAAGGTGGAAAGTTCTGTGGGTGGCAGTATGTGAAGCCTAGGGGAGGAAGGGTACAAAGgacggtgggggggggagggcaggactGAATGGGGGGGGCAGGTATCCGGAGGTGGCTGACCTCTGGGTGAACCTGGGTCCAGCTATGGCCTTGAgcagtgtgactttgggcaagttgtcTTCTCAGCCTCAGTGGGTTGTTCTGTGAAATGGGTACAAGCATCCTTCTCCCAAGACTGTGGGACTGGGAGCCCAAGGGTAGGGCATACGGGCTCTTAGGGACCAAGGAAAAGTTCTAGAAGTGTCTGAGGGAGGAAATGCTGGGTTTCCGGGGCTTCCCAGGGTGCTAGGATGATCTACCCTCCTGCTAACACCTTTCCCTGCAGCCAGATGCACCAACTGGTCCTGCACCAGACAGGAGCTTGCCCAGCACTCAAGGACACTTTGAATCTCATCTGGGCATCACATGAGAAGAccttttaccaaaataaaaaggtAGAGACTGTTCAATGAACAGAACAGTATGTGCATGGAAATCTCACTTTTGTTGAAAAAAACTCGTGTGAGAAAGACCTGGAAGTACAGGACCTGGGTATCGCTCAGGGAGGCAGGACTTTAAATCCTTATTTTTGCAACCTTTGCCTGACTGTATGCTCTGCTTTTGTGAGTCAACGGCTATTAAAAACATAGCTTTAAAGGCCACCCCTGCCCTCCTAGGCAAGTCTGAGCTCTGGGCAGGTTCACCAGGCCTGGGTTGCTCTGACCTCCTCCCTTTCTTCACACCCACCAAGTACTTTGctacctctgggcctttgcacttgcggtttcctcttcctcttcatcctccagccttcaggtgctgggggagggggtgttccTGACTGCCTTCAATAGACTGGGTGCCGGCTGCTCGCTTTCTCTGTCACACATACcacttcatttcctttgggtgtCTTATCACGCTTCAATCTGGGAGATGCCTTCGGGGACACCTCCGGGGTTTCAAATTTGGCTAACTCAAAAGAAAGTGCAGGGATTTCTATTTAGCCCGAAAAAGTGGCACCCTCCTGTGGTCGTGGCTCAGACTCCGACTTCTGGCCACTCAACCTTGCATTCGATTCAGATTTTACTCTTAACGTGAGACCACATCAAATATTTTTAGCCCACGCTTTCAAAGTTCAGTTGTTCCGGAGCTCACGCTGTCCCCGGGCTCCAGCGTGGTGAATGAAGGTGCCACAGGGCCAGTCGCATCCAAGCTCGTTTATTTGGTTTCCCGGCGCTCAGGCCTGCATCACCGGCCGGGACTTCTCGGCCTGCAGCTTCACTCCAGAGCCCGCGAAGCCCGTGCCGccctagaggaggaggaggaggaggaggaggaggaggaggaggagaggcggTGGTGGAGGCAGCGCAGGCCAGGGGTGCCTGGGTGCGATGGGGGTTCCGCAGCCCACGAGGTGAGGTTGGGCCCCGCCCCCTGGCTTGGTGGGGCGGGGCCTCGATAAGggggtggggcctctgggaggcgGGCAGAGTTACTGGGAGGCTGGGGACTAGGAGGAGGGGCGCCACTCACCCGCTGCAGCACGATGATGTCGCGGTCCGTGAGCTTCTCTCCGGTCACGGGGTCCACCATGTCCTTGCGAATCAGCTTCTCCACGCACTCCAGGGTGACCACGGCCCCACTGCAgggagggtgagggtggggtacGACGATCAGGGGCCCCGCCACAGAGAGACAGCCACACCCCAAGCCCGCCCGGTGGTCCCGTAGGTCCCGTAGGTCCCCAGGCTGTCCCCCAGGGGACTCACGAGGGCCGCAGCACGGCGCAGGGAGTGGCGTTGCTCAGGCTGTCGCGGGTCACGGCGCACACGTAGCGCTCGCTGCGTGTGATGAGCCCCACGCGGTCCACGGAGCTGTCGAGCGGCGTGAAGCGCACGGGCGTCAGGTCGGACATGCGCAGCGGCTTCCCAGACATGGGGCAGGTCACGAGGCGTGactggggagcaggaggggggCAGAGTCAGCAGGCGGAGCTAGAGCCAGGTGGCGGGTGGATGGCGGGGTCCATGtgagggcggggaggggacaCTTAGGACCTTGGCTCTCTCTGGCAAAGTGGGCGCACGGGTGCTTGCTGGGGTAGGGGGCTCACCGGCTTCTCCAGCTTGGCGGCCTTGGCCTCGGGGGTCAGCGATGGGATCCAGAAGCTGGGCAGTGCTTTGTCCCTGTCCTTGCCTGCGGAGCCCGCACTGGACCCAGGCTGGGCATCATCTACGGGGGGAGAGGGGTTCGGATGCCACACCAAGGGAGGCACCCGGCCCCGTGGGAGCCCCGCCCACTTGCCAGTCCCCTTCTCTCCCACCTGGGCCATTTCCCGACGCGGCCTTGGGCGTGAAGGGGTTGAGGGGCCGGCTCACGATGGCCgcctccttctccaggaagccccgCACCTGGTCCTGCGCAGCCGCGCGCTGCAGCTCCTTCTGCTCCTCCCGCCGGGCGCCCCGCTGCTTCTCATAGGCCTGCGGGGAGCCAGTGAGAAGTGCGTTGGGCATCGTCCTGTGCCCTGTGAGTTTGGGGCACCCtagatgggggcgggggtggttcTTTGAATTTAAAGGTGGGTAAACGGAGCCACACAGGGGACGCTCCTGGCAGAGGCTCTGTTTGGTAGAGGCTGTGACAAGTGCCAAAGAAGAGGTGACAGGGGCAGGCCCTCAGGGCCCTGGACTAGCAAGAGGCCAGAGGAGGCCACACCTGGGCTGAAATCTGGAGAACGAGAAGGATTTAACCAGAAGTGGGAGGGGACGGTGCacccagcagaggaaacagcacgGGCAAAGGCCTCAGTGGGGAGGAACTCAGATGAGAGGCCCAACATCAAAACCGCCTACCCAGGCCTACacccccttctcccagccccaccacctTCCTCTGCCGGGCGATCTCCTTCTTCTGGTGCAAGATGTACTCTAGGATTGCCTCCCGTTCATATAGGTAGCCATCGGGGCTGCAAAGAGAGGAgaggatgagaaaacagagacctggcccaggccacacagcccGGGGTTCATAGTCACCCGCCAAACATCAGCTCCCTGCTCTGGGCACCCACTAAGCATCTTCCAGGCAGCGGCGGACCCAGGGCTCGGCTTGGCTCTCTCGCGGTGATGGCACTGTTTTAACCCTCCCAGCCTTGCGACGTGCTCTGACATGTCGTGGGCCTGGGTTGTCCAAACCCTGCACATTCCAACCAGAGGACTGACCCTGACTGCCTCCTGGGAACCTCTAAGCCCTTGGAATGTCCTGCCTGTTGAGAGTGTCTTTGTTTGCCTGGGAGGCTGCGATCATGTAGCGTGAGCTGGACCTCTGGAGGGGCTTTAGACCAAGGTCAGCCAGGCCTAGGTGACCAACCTCCAATAAAAACCCTGGACACCAAGGCTGGAGTGAAATTCCAGGTGGGTAGTACTCTGCTGCTTTGGGAACTAAGTGCTTTCCTACGACTCCACTGAGAGAGACAATGGGAAGCTCCTGGTCTCTCCAGGACTCTGCCCCACGTGCCTTTTCCCGctgctgattttatttatttaaaaagttttttggccacaccgcgcagcatgtggaatcttagtttcctgaccagggaatcaaactcacatcccctgcactgaaagtgtggagtcttaaccactggatcacctgGGAAACCTCCCCattgctgattttaatctgtagcCTTTCACTGTCATAAACTGTCACTTGAGGATAACAGCTTTGCTGAGTTCTGTGTGTTCCTGTAGTGAATCGCCAAACCTCCTGGTGACCTCAGGGACCCTGAACCACAGTCTGCTCGCATCGTGATCTTTATAAAATGGACCAGTTAATTGAGCACGTATTTCGTCAGTGAACTAAGTACCTTCTACCCATTATCTCGCTGAAGCCTTTGCCAGACCCTAAGAGGCAGGTGACAGTAAGCACCCACACGTGAGCTGTTATTATGGGCTGGCAACGTTCCAGGAGCCCTACCCTCTATTATGAATGTATTCTTTTGCACACCTTATGAAGTGTACTATGATCACATCCATGACTCAgaggagaacactgaggctccAGGAGGGTAGGTAGCTTGCCCAGAGCGCCCTGGCTGTGTAGCCCTCTCCAGGTGGTTCCCTTGCTCTCGCCACCCTGACCCGCCCACCCGCTTACGTGACCACGGGGTCATGGCAGGGTTGCAGAGAGAGGCAGCAGCAGTCAAAGTCCTTGACAGCATCCCGGCTCAGTCGAATGTTCTGGGTGCCGTAGCCTGAGGCCGCTGGGGACAGAGACaggcagagggatggagagaCAGGAGACGCACCCTTCTCCAAATCCGGAGAGAAGGGCACAGAGAGGACTCTGAGGTGGGGGAACTcagagaacaggctgtgggtctgtgtgttgggggtggggctgcacAACCCACAGGAAGGTGTTCATCCCCAGAGGGTAAGTGATAGACAGGCCCTGGCCCTGAGGCAGCTCGGGGGAGAGGCTTGTGGCTGACTCCCAAAACGCCTTCTGGCTCTGTGACCAAGCTCAAGCGTgtggacctctctgggcctcagcttccccctcTGGAATATGGCCTGACAACAGTGATTCCTTCCTCAGTG includes:
- the NOSIP gene encoding nitric oxide synthase-interacting protein isoform X2, yielding MCGLFYFLLFSSSIVFLRSTHTNSLVARWLGLGAFTDEGAGSVPGWGAKIQKKKKKKIHPQCTVYTFFPTRSDRGPERSDPPCVGSLQSPQPCNCPFLLPEMTRHGKNCTAGAVYTYHEKKKDTAASGYGTQNIRLSRDAVKDFDCCCLSLQPCHDPVVTPDGYLYEREAILEYILHQKKEIARQRKAYEKQRGARREEQKELQRAAAQDQVRGFLEKEAAIVSRPLNPFTPKAASGNGPDDAQPGSSAGSAGKDRDKALPSFWIPSLTPEAKAAKLEKPSRLVTCPMSGKPLRMSDLTPVRFTPLDSSVDRVGLITRSERYVCAVTRDSLSNATPCAVLRPSGAVVTLECVEKLIRKDMVDPVTGEKLTDRDIIVLQRGGTGFAGSGVKLQAEKSRPVMQA
- the NOSIP gene encoding nitric oxide synthase-interacting protein isoform X1, whose protein sequence is MTRHGKNCTAGAVYTYHEKKKDTAASGYGTQNIRLSRDAVKDFDCCCLSLQPCHDPVVTPDGYLYEREAILEYILHQKKEIARQRKAYEKQRGARREEQKELQRAAAQDQVRGFLEKEAAIVSRPLNPFTPKAASGNGPDDAQPGSSAGSAGKDRDKALPSFWIPSLTPEAKAAKLEKPSRLVTCPMSGKPLRMSDLTPVRFTPLDSSVDRVGLITRSERYVCAVTRDSLSNATPCAVLRPSGAVVTLECVEKLIRKDMVDPVTGEKLTDRDIIVLQRGGTGFAGSGVKLQAEKSRPVMQA